The following are encoded in a window of Alosa sapidissima isolate fAloSap1 chromosome 10, fAloSap1.pri, whole genome shotgun sequence genomic DNA:
- the LOC121720942 gene encoding uncharacterized protein LOC121720942 gives MQDAYRIASENSKKSSEKGKRHYDQGARGALLQPGDRVLVKNLSERGGPGKLRSYWEQKIHRVIERLGDGPVYRIQAETGDQTLRVLHRNLLLPVSDLPVGPEVRDIGVEQKPQRRRRHMPPREAAKSDVGTSDDEGEYSYNLRPLPVYERKAVRHHPPQPERRSELRAVAPEYQPVSRAPESEDVWWPGPSDPLVTAEPMPVPRRVDLSPAVEGPEQHSDDAVESGSPQDPEINVVPVPQPVREVNQQLRRSTRPVKPRSIFMYDQSGEPSYQPCRMGTNAMYCTPLPMLAYPVFHEMCYYPPPAVWMYSRTDIDQDMKDTDIDIEPYLHTTYL, from the coding sequence ATGCAGGATGCATACCGGATTGCCTCTGAGAACAGCAAGAAGTCGTCTGAAAAAGGGAAAAGGCACTACGACCAAGGTGCCAGAGGAGCCTTGCTGCAACCCGGTGATCGTGTGCTTGTCAAGAACCTGTCTGAGAGAGGTGGTCCAGGCAAACTTCGATCTTACTGGGAACAAAAGATCCACCGTGTCATCGAGAGGCTGGGAGATGGACCGGTATATCGAATTCAAGCTGAAACAGGTGACCAGACCCTCCGGGTGCTCCACCGCAACCTCCTCTTGCCCGTCAGTGACTTGCCAGTCGGCCCTGAGGTACGTGACATTGGTGTGGAGCAGAAGCCCCAAAGACGGAGACGTCATATGCCACCCAGGGAAGCAGCCAAGTCTGATGTCGGCACCTCAGATGATGAGGGAGAGTACTCCTACAACCTCAGACCCTTGCCTGTGTATGAGAGGAAGGCTGTTAGACACCACCCACCCCAACCCGAGCGACGCAGTGAGCTGAGGGCTGTGGCTCCAGAATATCAACCAGTGAGCCGagcacctgagtctgaggatgtatGGTGGCCAGGACCATCTGACCCTTTGGTGACAGCAGAGCCAATGCCTGTACCAAGAAGGGTAGATCTGTCCCCAGCTGTAGAAGGACCGGAACAACACAGTGATGATGCTGTGGAGAGTGGAAGTCCTCAGGATCCTGAGATAAATGTTGTGCCTGTTCCTCAGCCAGTAAGAGAGGTAAATCAGCAACTGAGGAGGTCCACCCGCCCAGTTAAACCCAGAAGCATCTTCATGTATGACCAGTCAGGAGAACCCTCCTACCAGCCTTGTAGAATGGGAACAAATGCCATGTACTGTACCCCTTTGCCCATGCTGGCCTACCCAGTGTTCCATGAGATGTGCTACTATCCTCCCCCAGCTGTATGGATGTATAGTAGAACTGACATTGACCAGGACATGAAAGACACTGACATTGACATAGAACCTTACCTCCATACTACTTACCTGTGA
- the LOC121720940 gene encoding uncharacterized protein LOC121720940 isoform X3, which produces MTTATPRRMLILQIIKQLPALSSSQLQSVARSIEDGGESTEGLSEPELYDLIIDYTRSERLKAMEDEGMAQLLSLRDLLQELTSADSGSGEVCVSTVRMDGTLTPTHQLLPPATRDIHPHSSVDIHTHPSSTDLHIHPLFTDTHTHLSSMDMHTHTSLMDRDVHAPAPTGRPAQPSVIGIHGAHHGRTSLSSTVTDQVVRLSDVTALLPRRECKIHSGQISDTCSDISFNGLCKQIDTALQEGFSEAEIIRAVLKITKPGTFREMLTNHDDLTVNGLKRFLRSHIRDKSVTELFQELSNARQHDRESPQQFLYRLMGLKQRVIFESQQPGVEFSYDRRLVQGTFLHTLYQGLNERNTYVRHDIKPFLSDMQVSDDFLLEQMTKSMTEEEGRLKRLGAVAKSRPVTVSIAQYDHDGQTDATKPSQVDVELQANRAAIRELTAQVSSLTRHMTLVDRSAEPWPTLLPPPMALWCSLMCSHNEEPNVSLHPRVESFQLHPLFLGNSLKGNQLPWGISLLVLSLLEL; this is translated from the exons ATGACTACAGCAACCCCACGGCGAATGTTGATCCTCCAGATCATCAAACAGCTTCCAGCACTGAGTTCCAGTCAATTGCAGTCAGTTGCCAGGTCAATTGAAGATGGTGGTGAAAGCACTGAGGGCCTCAGTGAGCCAGAGCTCTATGACTTAATCATCGACTACACCAGGAGCGAGAGGTTGAAGGCAATGGAAGATGAAGGCATGGCTCAACTCCTCTCCCTCCGGGACCTGCTGCAGGAACTTACATCGGCAGACTCTGGGTCTGGTGAGGTTTGTGTTTCCACCGTTCGCATGGACGGCACACTGACTCCTACACACCAACTCTTACCTCCCGCCACAAGGGACATCCACCCACATTCATCAGTGGACATTCACACCCACCCGTCGTCCACAGACCTTCACATACACCCGTTGTTCacggacactcacacacatttgtcatccatggacatgcacacacacacatcactcatgGACAGAGATGTTCATGCACCTGCTCCTACAGGGagaccagcccagcccagcgtcATTGGCATCCATGGTGCCCACCATGGTAGGACAAGCCTATCCTCAACTGTAACAGACCAGGTAGTCAGGCTGTCTGATGTTACTGCTCTGCTTCCACGTAGAGAGTGTAAAATACACAGTGGTCAGATATCTGACACTTGTTCTGACATTTCTTTTAATGGTCTTTGTAAGCAGATTGACACTGCTTTACAAGAGGGGTTTAGCGAGGCTGAAATTATTAGAGCTGTGCTTAAGATAACTAAGCCAGGTACTTTCAGGGAAATGCTCACTAACCATGATGATTTAACAGTGAATGGGTTAAAAAGGTTCCTCCGCTCTCACATCAGGGATAAAAGTGTAACCGAGCTCTTTCAAGAGCTCAGTAATGCTAGACAACATGACAGAGAGAGTCCACAGCAGTTTCTCTACAGGCTTATGGGGTTAAAGCAGAGAGTTATTTTTGAGTCACAGCAACCTGGTGTAGAGTTTAGCTATGACAGAAGGCTTGTACAGGGTACTTttctacacacactctaccaagGTCTAAATGAGAGAAACACTTATGTTAGACATGACATCAAACCTTTTCTTTCTGACATGCAGGTTAGCGATGACTTCTTGTTAGAACAGATGACCAAGTCCATGACTGAGGAAGAGGGGAGGTTAAAACGCCTGGGTGCTGTAGCGAAGTCTAGACCTGTGACTGTAAGCATTGCCCAATATGACCATGACGGACAGACTGACGCGACAAAACCAAGTCAAGTTGACGTTGAGTTACAGGCTAACCGTGCCGCTATCAGAGAGCTGACTGCCCAAGTGTCCTCACTGACCAGACACATGACACTCGTCGACAGGTCTGCAGAAC CATGGCCAACTCTACTTCCTCCACCGATGGCTTTGTGGTGCTCACTCATGTGTTCCCACAACGAGGAGCCCAACGTTTCACTTCACCCCAGAGTAGAGTCGTTTCAACTCCACCCTCTTTTCTTGGGAAATTCCTTAAAGGGGAACCAACTGCCATGGGG TATATCATTGCTGGTTCTCTCACTGTTAGAGCTGTAA